The Fimbriimonadaceae bacterium genome has a segment encoding these proteins:
- a CDS encoding helix-turn-helix transcriptional regulator, which translates to MGSVVRRLEFRRPYLGPVWTPPSGLDLPVVGGTGWQSNGGVSKRHPARALPLSMEVPVPVLEGPATQIHLVGVFALHSGEKAEVPGTLGGLFEAVDANGKSVRVNLVNGRHYNDATEVAAIERVAGDGTSLLTISTALVDDVKVRVDRLTVDMPGGFTPRKIIFRDLGSPASFIIFDVFIECQEAKSCPMHGRGSDIGLGEIGSMLRLRDRPRFEASLSQVIEALRAAPDLDTAKGLAVTFLGVVLSALFELGSSHERHGFLLDAVRTVDALAEQEAVVHRTLELVDKLVDEVFEDVGDALVDRAVALVERNFAREILDDEMARLLGVSTSHFRYLFRRRTGRPFHKYLVAVRLEKAHESILQTDATILSVAESVGFSSPAHFSRAFLKRFGYPPSALRNGARRTFR; encoded by the coding sequence ATGGGGAGCGTCGTCCGCCGACTTGAGTTCCGTCGGCCATATCTCGGGCCGGTCTGGACGCCGCCTAGCGGGCTAGACCTGCCGGTGGTCGGTGGCACGGGCTGGCAGAGCAACGGCGGGGTGAGCAAGCGTCACCCCGCCCGGGCCCTGCCGCTTTCGATGGAAGTCCCCGTCCCGGTGCTTGAGGGGCCCGCGACCCAGATCCACCTTGTCGGCGTCTTCGCCTTGCATAGCGGCGAGAAGGCCGAGGTGCCGGGAACGTTGGGGGGCCTGTTCGAGGCGGTCGACGCCAATGGGAAGTCGGTGCGCGTGAACCTGGTCAACGGCAGGCACTACAACGACGCCACCGAAGTGGCGGCCATCGAACGGGTCGCCGGTGACGGCACCAGCCTGCTGACCATTTCGACTGCCCTCGTCGACGATGTCAAGGTGAGGGTCGACCGGCTGACGGTGGACATGCCCGGCGGCTTCACGCCGCGCAAGATCATCTTCCGTGACCTCGGCTCGCCCGCCAGCTTCATCATCTTTGACGTCTTCATCGAGTGCCAGGAGGCCAAGAGTTGCCCGATGCACGGCCGGGGCAGTGACATCGGTCTTGGTGAGATCGGGAGCATGCTGAGGCTCCGCGACCGGCCAAGGTTCGAGGCGTCCCTCAGCCAGGTCATCGAGGCCCTCAGGGCGGCGCCCGACCTTGACACGGCGAAGGGCTTGGCGGTCACATTCCTCGGAGTCGTCCTGTCGGCCCTCTTCGAACTGGGTTCCAGCCATGAGCGACACGGGTTCCTGCTCGATGCCGTGCGGACGGTCGACGCTCTGGCCGAGCAGGAGGCCGTCGTCCACCGTACTCTGGAACTGGTCGACAAACTGGTGGACGAGGTCTTCGAGGACGTCGGGGACGCCTTGGTCGACCGGGCGGTGGCCCTGGTCGAACGCAACTTCGCCCGAGAAATCTTGGACGACGAGATGGCAAGGCTTCTGGGGGTCAGCACGTCGCATTTCCGGTACCTGTTCCGACGGCGCACGGGACGCCCCTTCCACAAGTATCTCGTCGCCGTCCGCTTGGAGAAGGCCCACGAGTCGATCCTCCAGACCGACGCGACGATCTTATCGGTCGCCGAGTCGGTGGGGTTCAGTAGCCCCGCCCACTTCAGCCGCGCGTTTCTCAAGCGGTTCGGCTACCCACCGTCCGCCCTCCGGAACGGCGCTCGCCGCACATTCCGTTGA
- a CDS encoding DUF1211 domain-containing protein, giving the protein MTKGRLEAFTDGVVAILITIMVLELKVPHGSDLSALREIYPTLLAYLMSFVLVGIYWNNHHHMMHAAKHVDGGVMWSNLNLLFWLSLVPFTTNWMDETMFAPTTVGVYGVNLLLCAIAYAILVRALVRLHGRQSDLAQRIGRDYKGNLSVVFYVVGVAVSYWLPAVALACYVAVTLTWLVPDRRFAHHGSGGNESG; this is encoded by the coding sequence ATGACGAAGGGCAGGCTGGAAGCGTTCACCGACGGCGTCGTCGCGATCCTCATCACGATCATGGTGTTGGAACTGAAGGTTCCCCATGGGAGCGACCTTTCGGCCCTTCGGGAGATCTATCCCACGCTCCTCGCCTATTTGATGAGCTTTGTGCTTGTCGGAATCTACTGGAACAACCACCACCACATGATGCATGCGGCCAAGCACGTCGATGGAGGGGTCATGTGGTCAAACTTGAACCTGCTCTTTTGGCTTTCGCTTGTCCCTTTCACGACGAACTGGATGGACGAGACGATGTTCGCGCCGACGACGGTCGGCGTGTACGGCGTCAACCTGCTTCTGTGCGCCATTGCTTACGCCATCCTGGTCCGGGCCTTGGTGCGCCTGCATGGACGCCAGTCTGACCTGGCCCAAAGGATCGGCAGAGACTACAAGGGGAACCTCTCGGTCGTGTTCTATGTTGTCGGTGTCGCCGTGTCGTACTGGCTGCCGGCGGTGGCCCTTGCTTGTTACGTCGCCGTCACCCTCACGTGGCTCGTGCCCGACCGGCGGTTCGCCCATCACGGAAGTGGTGGGAATGAAAGTGGCTGA
- a CDS encoding TlpA family protein disulfide reductase, producing the protein MTVHYAGKPLAAARKRLADLDAKRATVDFTLKDLDGKEWTLSKLKGKVVLVNFWATWCPPCRKEMPDIEQLSKEFKDQGLVVLAISDEKQDVVEKFIKEKGYTYPVLLDPGREVAGKRYEVSGIPKNFIYDREGRLVAQSIDMRTRRQFLALLAKAGLKERKG; encoded by the coding sequence ATGACCGTCCATTACGCGGGGAAACCGCTTGCCGCAGCCCGAAAGAGGCTCGCCGACCTCGACGCCAAGCGGGCGACCGTCGACTTCACCCTCAAGGACCTCGACGGGAAAGAATGGACCTTGTCCAAACTCAAGGGGAAAGTCGTGCTGGTCAATTTTTGGGCGACATGGTGTCCACCGTGCCGGAAGGAGATGCCCGACATCGAACAACTGAGCAAGGAGTTCAAGGACCAGGGACTCGTCGTGCTCGCCATCTCCGATGAGAAGCAGGACGTCGTCGAGAAGTTCATCAAAGAAAAGGGCTACACCTACCCGGTCTTGCTTGATCCAGGCAGGGAAGTGGCCGGCAAGCGGTATGAAGTCTCGGGCATTCCCAAGAACTTCATCTACGACCGCGAGGGGCGGCTGGTCGCCCAGTCCATTGACATGAGGACACGCCGACAGTTCCTCGCGTTGCTCGCCAAGGCAGGACTGAAGGAAAGGAAGGGGTGA
- a CDS encoding aminotransferase class V-fold PLP-dependent enzyme translates to MTRRAFLATAATAAFTDRALSVVESAAARAPVHALEAAEDEGFWSQVQQAFTLDRAVVNFNNGGVCPSPRVVHEALKRTLDYSNQAPSYYMWRHAEPEVENVRRRLARMFGADAEEVAITRNASEALETCLMGLDLEPGDEILTSDQDYPRMITTIKQRELREKVKLVQVVAPSPPRSVEQVVKAFEAGITDKTKLILVSHVVFLNGTINPVRQVCDLGRSRGVPVIVDGAHAFAQFPMRRDDLGCDYYGVSLHKWLLAPVGTGMLCVRREKVKGLWPLMAATEEQADNIRKFEEIGTHPAANHNAIAEALTFTEMIGLERKAARLRYLRSRWADALKGEKKVVFHTNLSPQFSCGLTTVEIKGTTPAALSAWLMDKKGIFTVGITHPRFQGIRVTPNVYTTLDEIDRFREAMLEAATKGID, encoded by the coding sequence GTGACGCGCCGCGCGTTTCTCGCGACGGCCGCCACGGCGGCCTTCACCGACCGGGCGCTCTCCGTCGTCGAGTCGGCGGCGGCCCGGGCTCCTGTCCACGCCCTAGAAGCGGCCGAGGACGAGGGGTTCTGGTCACAGGTCCAGCAAGCGTTCACCCTGGACCGAGCAGTTGTCAATTTCAACAACGGCGGCGTTTGTCCGTCGCCGAGGGTGGTGCACGAAGCCCTGAAACGGACGCTTGACTACAGCAACCAGGCGCCGAGTTACTACATGTGGCGGCACGCCGAACCCGAAGTGGAGAACGTCCGCCGACGCCTCGCCCGGATGTTCGGGGCTGACGCCGAAGAAGTCGCCATCACCCGCAACGCGAGCGAAGCCTTGGAGACCTGTCTCATGGGCTTAGACCTCGAGCCAGGCGACGAGATACTCACCAGCGACCAAGACTATCCTCGGATGATCACGACGATCAAGCAGCGGGAGCTCCGGGAGAAGGTGAAGCTGGTGCAGGTCGTCGCCCCGTCTCCACCACGGTCGGTCGAGCAGGTCGTCAAGGCGTTCGAGGCGGGCATCACGGACAAGACCAAACTGATCCTCGTCAGTCACGTGGTGTTCCTCAATGGGACGATCAACCCGGTCAGGCAGGTCTGCGACCTGGGCCGGTCGAGGGGCGTCCCGGTCATCGTCGACGGGGCCCACGCCTTCGCCCAGTTCCCCATGCGGCGTGACGACTTGGGTTGCGACTACTACGGTGTCTCTCTGCACAAGTGGCTCCTTGCCCCGGTGGGGACCGGCATGCTCTGCGTCAGGCGGGAGAAGGTCAAAGGCTTGTGGCCCTTGATGGCGGCGACCGAAGAGCAGGCCGACAACATCCGCAAATTTGAGGAGATCGGTACCCACCCGGCCGCCAACCATAACGCGATCGCCGAGGCGCTCACGTTCACGGAGATGATCGGACTTGAGAGAAAGGCGGCCAGACTACGCTATCTGCGTTCCCGATGGGCCGACGCCCTGAAAGGCGAGAAGAAGGTCGTCTTCCACACCAACCTCTCCCCTCAATTTTCCTGTGGGTTGACCACGGTGGAGATCAAGGGCACGACCCCGGCCGCGTTGAGTGCTTGGCTCATGGACAAGAAGGGCATATTCACGGTGGGGATCACGCACCCCCGCTTCCAGGGTATCCGGGTGACACCTAACGTCTACACGACCCTGGACGAGATCGACCGGTTCCGTGAGGCCATGCTCGAGGCGGCGACCAAGGGCATCGACTAA
- a CDS encoding DUF2779 domain-containing protein: protein MADLFSKSQFLALHQCRLRHWLAANEPEEAEPVGVGVKLRAETGREVDEIAQALFPGAQLAPRHDDPRAATAAVLQAVKDGATGFLQPTLAADGLVARLDVLRLVDGVWRVTEVKSSTKPKDTHCLDLAFQWRVAALAGVPVQEASVVHIDTKYVFDGELDPQGLLTEVDVTKDVQAQFAAVDTTLLLRLDSGLRPEVAPGRHCTEPYECPFLSHCLDRLDPDDIYFAPSLHEKDRVALRARGIDLVTQIEDGEKVPAVVFKVREAARTGRPVLDPDLGPELDSVQHPVLFIDFEGIEPPVPRIPGNRPYQRLPFQWSAHQLTEPGGQVDHAEFLWDTAGDPSEAFVASLAPLVAEASTVAVYSNYEQQTLKRLADRGVPGSSGLLEDFLAKEWDLLKVIRSMVYVREFKGSFSIKYVLPALAPEEGYDDLAVKNGDEAVAAYLRLLAMPPGPERDRARQDLLDYCQKDTWAMVVVYRRLRALAGLD from the coding sequence TTGGCTGACCTCTTTTCCAAGAGCCAGTTCCTGGCCCTGCACCAATGCCGCCTGCGGCACTGGCTTGCCGCCAACGAGCCGGAGGAGGCGGAACCTGTCGGCGTCGGGGTCAAGCTGCGGGCCGAGACCGGCCGCGAGGTCGACGAGATCGCCCAGGCCCTGTTTCCTGGTGCCCAGTTGGCACCCCGGCACGACGACCCACGGGCTGCCACCGCCGCCGTGCTGCAGGCCGTCAAGGACGGTGCGACCGGGTTCCTTCAGCCGACTCTGGCGGCCGACGGACTTGTCGCCCGGCTGGACGTCCTTCGACTGGTCGACGGCGTCTGGCGCGTCACTGAAGTCAAGTCGTCCACCAAGCCCAAAGACACCCACTGTCTCGACCTCGCGTTTCAATGGCGGGTGGCCGCTCTGGCAGGTGTTCCCGTCCAGGAAGCCAGTGTGGTCCACATCGACACGAAGTACGTGTTCGACGGCGAACTCGACCCCCAAGGACTCTTGACCGAGGTCGACGTGACCAAGGACGTGCAGGCCCAGTTCGCCGCCGTCGACACGACCCTGCTCCTTAGGCTGGACAGCGGCCTGAGGCCCGAGGTAGCCCCCGGACGGCACTGCACCGAGCCTTACGAGTGCCCGTTCCTCAGTCATTGCCTCGACCGGCTTGACCCCGACGACATCTATTTCGCGCCGAGCCTTCATGAAAAGGACCGCGTCGCCTTGAGGGCCAGAGGCATCGACTTGGTCACCCAGATTGAGGATGGCGAAAAGGTTCCGGCCGTCGTCTTCAAGGTGCGCGAGGCGGCACGCACTGGACGGCCCGTCCTTGACCCAGATCTGGGCCCTGAACTGGATTCCGTGCAGCATCCTGTCCTCTTCATCGACTTTGAAGGTATTGAACCGCCCGTCCCACGAATTCCGGGTAACAGACCCTATCAACGGTTGCCGTTCCAGTGGTCGGCCCACCAGCTGACGGAGCCAGGCGGACAAGTCGACCACGCCGAGTTCCTCTGGGACACCGCCGGCGACCCTTCGGAAGCCTTTGTCGCCTCACTCGCCCCGCTAGTGGCCGAGGCGTCGACCGTCGCGGTGTATTCGAATTACGAGCAACAGACTCTCAAACGACTGGCCGATCGAGGTGTGCCAGGGTCGTCAGGGCTCCTTGAGGACTTCTTGGCCAAGGAATGGGACCTTCTCAAGGTGATCAGGAGCATGGTCTACGTCCGGGAGTTCAAGGGCTCGTTCTCGATCAAGTACGTCCTCCCTGCCCTCGCCCCAGAGGAAGGATACGACGACTTGGCGGTAAAGAACGGTGACGAGGCGGTGGCGGCATACCTGCGGCTCTTGGCGATGCCGCCCGGCCCAGAGCGAGACCGCGCCCGGCAAGATCTGCTCGACTACTGCCAAAAGGACACCTGGGCAATGGTCGTGGTGTACCGCCGCCTGCGGGCCCTCGCTGGCCTGGACTGA
- a CDS encoding ABC transporter ATP-binding protein, giving the protein MRPSGDKAPSMPKPDKEIVRRVVALFKPHLGKVWAVVGTVLVSVVVGIIPAFLTQDIIDNGFQKGDFNRITIDFVLIFVTVVAASATTAAYGYLGVVMGQAVMMELRDKLYQHLQGMSLKFFTNARTGDIQTRLISDVGGVQEVLSNTLTDQLSNIAIFIGAIVAMFWLDWRLTLVSILLLPFFGVAGKYVGDFARKVRNGAQEQTSELNSMMQETLSVSGVLLSKTAGNQDVLISRFSGENRKLADWQIKLYSVQYIFFGLIRLITQAAPALLYVVGGYFMIKQGDTSMTLGKIFALNGLQIRMFFPMTGLVGAQVQIMSSFALFQRIFEYMDMPRDIQEKPDALKVDAKSFYGEVAFENVFFKYEDDQENWTLSDITFKAEPGQLVALVGPSGAGKTTITYLIPRLYDAVEGKVTLDGRDIKDLSLESLGQIIGAVTQETYLMHTTVRENLKVAKPNATDEELVAACKAASIWDHVNSLPEGLDTVVGERGYKFSGGEKQRIGIARAVLKNPRILILDEATSALDTQSERIVQNSLNNLMDNRTTFAIAHRLSTILRADLILVVEAGQIVEAGKHQELLAKGGLYRRLYEEQFRDEDSTPETVPVG; this is encoded by the coding sequence ATGCGACCTTCTGGCGACAAAGCCCCCTCGATGCCCAAGCCTGACAAGGAGATCGTCCGAAGGGTCGTCGCACTGTTCAAGCCCCATCTGGGCAAGGTGTGGGCGGTCGTCGGGACGGTGTTGGTCTCGGTCGTGGTGGGCATCATCCCCGCCTTCCTGACCCAAGACATCATCGACAACGGCTTCCAGAAGGGCGACTTCAACCGCATCACCATTGATTTCGTCCTGATCTTCGTCACCGTCGTCGCCGCGTCCGCCACGACCGCCGCCTACGGCTACCTGGGCGTCGTCATGGGCCAGGCCGTGATGATGGAGCTGCGCGACAAGCTGTACCAGCACCTCCAGGGCATGTCGCTGAAGTTCTTCACCAATGCGAGGACCGGAGACATCCAAACCCGCCTGATCAGCGACGTCGGCGGGGTGCAAGAGGTGCTGAGCAACACCCTGACGGACCAACTCAGCAACATCGCCATCTTCATCGGGGCCATCGTCGCGATGTTTTGGCTCGACTGGCGTCTGACCCTCGTCTCGATCCTCCTTCTGCCCTTCTTTGGTGTCGCCGGCAAGTACGTCGGCGACTTCGCCCGGAAGGTGCGGAACGGCGCGCAGGAGCAGACCAGCGAACTGAACTCGATGATGCAAGAGACGCTGAGCGTGAGCGGTGTCTTGCTGAGCAAGACGGCGGGCAACCAAGACGTGCTCATCAGCCGGTTTTCTGGCGAAAACCGCAAACTGGCCGACTGGCAGATCAAGCTCTACTCCGTCCAATACATTTTCTTCGGGCTCATCCGTCTCATCACCCAGGCGGCCCCTGCCCTCCTCTATGTCGTCGGCGGGTACTTCATGATCAAGCAGGGCGACACGTCGATGACGCTCGGCAAGATTTTTGCCCTGAACGGCCTGCAGATCCGCATGTTCTTCCCCATGACCGGACTGGTCGGCGCCCAGGTGCAAATCATGAGTTCCTTCGCGTTGTTCCAGCGGATCTTTGAATACATGGACATGCCCCGTGACATTCAAGAGAAGCCCGACGCGCTTAAGGTTGACGCCAAGTCGTTCTATGGCGAAGTCGCCTTCGAAAACGTCTTCTTCAAGTACGAGGACGACCAAGAGAACTGGACGCTCAGTGACATCACTTTCAAGGCCGAGCCGGGGCAACTGGTCGCACTCGTCGGGCCGAGCGGCGCGGGCAAGACGACGATCACCTACTTGATCCCCCGGCTCTATGACGCGGTCGAGGGCAAGGTCACCCTGGACGGCCGCGACATCAAGGACCTCTCCCTTGAGTCGCTCGGCCAGATCATTGGCGCGGTCACCCAGGAGACGTACCTCATGCACACCACCGTGCGTGAGAACCTCAAGGTCGCCAAGCCGAACGCTACTGACGAGGAACTCGTGGCGGCATGCAAGGCGGCGTCTATCTGGGACCACGTCAACTCCTTGCCGGAGGGTCTGGACACCGTCGTCGGTGAACGGGGCTACAAGTTCAGTGGCGGCGAGAAGCAACGCATCGGCATTGCCCGGGCGGTGCTCAAGAACCCGCGCATCTTGATCCTGGACGAAGCCACCTCAGCCCTGGACACCCAGAGCGAGAGGATCGTCCAGAACTCCCTGAACAACCTGATGGACAACCGCACCACGTTCGCGATCGCCCACCGCCTGTCCACCATCTTGCGAGCCGACCTGATCCTCGTCGTCGAGGCTGGCCAGATCGTCGAAGCGGGCAAACATCAAGAACTGCTCGCCAAAGGTGGTCTCTACCGGCGGCTTTACGAAGAACAGTTCAGGGACGAGGACAGCACTCCCGAGACGGTGCCCGTTGGCTGA
- a CDS encoding LmeA family phospholipid-binding protein produces the protein MEKLEFERMEARFDGILLHVGLRVDSFTLSSDAATVSWPPFALTADGAARARVEVSEGSVAKFLDAKTPASLQAFKVKCTGGKVVCEASVKMVVEISAKATCTLRIEGGRQVYVDVESVDVMGGPAKKLIEAQLAKINPILDASEFPMRVDLDSVTVDKGSIVVTGTVRP, from the coding sequence ATGGAAAAGCTTGAGTTCGAACGCATGGAGGCCCGGTTCGACGGCATCCTGCTGCATGTCGGCCTCCGCGTCGACTCTTTCACGTTGTCCTCGGACGCCGCGACGGTCTCTTGGCCCCCGTTCGCCCTCACGGCCGACGGCGCGGCCCGGGCCAGAGTGGAGGTGTCCGAAGGGTCGGTGGCCAAGTTTTTGGACGCCAAGACACCCGCCTCCCTGCAGGCGTTCAAGGTGAAGTGCACCGGCGGAAAGGTGGTCTGCGAGGCGTCGGTCAAGATGGTGGTGGAAATCAGCGCCAAGGCGACATGCACCCTCCGCATCGAGGGCGGTCGCCAGGTCTATGTCGACGTCGAGAGCGTGGACGTGATGGGCGGCCCCGCGAAGAAGCTGATCGAGGCGCAACTGGCCAAGATCAACCCGATCTTGGACGCCAGTGAGTTCCCCATGCGGGTCGACCTCGACAGCGTGACGGTCGACAAGGGTTCGATCGTCGTCACGGGCACGGTCAGGCCCTGA
- a CDS encoding family 10 glycosylhydrolase, with the protein MVTALVSALLMATTTTPEPLREFRGVWVASVANIDWPSRKGLSNAELKAELDNIFTTCDRVHLNAVILQVRPSADALYASRYEPWSAYLSGTQGVAPADGFDPLAYAVKGAHKHGLELHVWLNPYRAKHPNDKGPASKDFIGVTHPEVVKQYGDYLWMDPGEKYVQDHSFNVFMDLVERYDIDGVHIDDYFYPYPVKGPDGKPVDFPDGPSYAKYLATGGRLNKDDWRRKNVDDFIKRVYEGIKKKKRKVKFGISPFGIYRPGVPEGIKSGVDQYAELYADCKKWFREGWCDYMTPQLYWPIKQTAQSFPTLLNWWKGQNVKGRHLWPGQYTSRTNPKEGNWGAVEVTDQIDITRKTLGKDAGTVHFSMKALMENWNGITDALLAGPYKERAVVPDSPWLD; encoded by the coding sequence ATGGTCACCGCCCTGGTGTCCGCCTTGCTCATGGCGACGACGACTACTCCCGAGCCCTTGCGTGAGTTCCGCGGCGTGTGGGTCGCATCAGTCGCCAATATCGACTGGCCCAGCCGGAAGGGTCTGTCCAACGCCGAGTTGAAGGCGGAACTCGACAACATCTTCACCACTTGTGACCGCGTCCATCTGAACGCCGTCATCCTCCAAGTCCGGCCCAGCGCCGACGCCCTGTACGCGAGCCGCTACGAGCCTTGGTCGGCGTATCTGTCCGGGACACAGGGCGTCGCCCCTGCCGACGGGTTCGACCCCTTGGCCTATGCGGTGAAAGGCGCCCACAAGCATGGCCTTGAGTTGCACGTATGGTTGAACCCCTACCGGGCCAAGCACCCCAACGACAAGGGGCCGGCCAGCAAGGACTTCATCGGGGTGACCCATCCCGAGGTCGTGAAGCAGTATGGCGACTACCTTTGGATGGACCCTGGCGAGAAGTATGTCCAAGACCACTCGTTCAACGTCTTTATGGACCTGGTCGAGCGCTACGACATCGACGGCGTCCACATCGACGACTACTTCTATCCCTATCCCGTCAAGGGGCCCGACGGCAAGCCCGTCGACTTTCCCGACGGCCCTTCGTACGCTAAGTACCTGGCGACCGGCGGCCGGCTCAACAAGGACGACTGGCGACGGAAGAACGTCGACGACTTCATCAAACGCGTCTACGAGGGGATCAAGAAGAAGAAGCGCAAAGTCAAGTTCGGCATCTCGCCGTTCGGCATCTACCGTCCTGGAGTGCCGGAAGGGATCAAGTCCGGAGTCGACCAGTATGCCGAACTCTACGCGGACTGCAAGAAGTGGTTCCGTGAGGGATGGTGCGACTACATGACGCCTCAGCTTTATTGGCCGATCAAGCAGACCGCCCAGAGCTTTCCCACGCTCCTGAACTGGTGGAAAGGACAAAACGTCAAGGGCCGTCACCTTTGGCCTGGGCAATACACGAGCCGGACGAACCCCAAGGAAGGCAATTGGGGCGCGGTCGAGGTCACCGACCAGATCGACATCACGCGCAAGACCCTTGGTAAGGACGCGGGGACGGTGCACTTCAGCATGAAGGCGCTGATGGAGAACTGGAACGGGATCACCGACGCCTTGCTGGCCGGCCCCTACAAAGAGCGGGCCGTCGTTCCCGACTCTCCCTGGCTGGACTAG
- a CDS encoding PAS domain-containing protein translates to MTRPPTPFRVLALPWAGVVVSVVALATAHTAGMQTVAITALGLVGVGMSLAMVMMSQRSAVTETQRDKAVEVADALAVELQGHKDALDDLAEGLDVGIFLVDPKTKIEYANPKAVSLFEFDEPEGQTLLAVTLSSTVVELVERVASSGEAAKDEIVFEHPSERIMAVVAWQESTAVKRIFVSLYDITHLRRLERVRRDFVANVSHELRTPLTTIRAMAETLIDDPDDAELRHKYEARIVAEVDRLTRVAEDLLTLSALEAGQAVKSDVDLAEIVRNVVNQTQAKAAKKGLNLTIHAPQSLPVRANEHQMNQVALNLIDNAVNYTQEGSVDVDLSLEGDHAVLEVKDTGIGVAVDHQPRIFERFYRVDRGRSRETGGTGLGLSIVRNIVEGHGGKVTVSSRLGHGSTFRVYLPLV, encoded by the coding sequence ATGACGCGCCCGCCAACGCCGTTCCGGGTGCTCGCCCTCCCATGGGCGGGCGTCGTCGTTTCCGTGGTCGCCCTGGCCACCGCGCACACGGCCGGCATGCAAACGGTCGCCATCACCGCCCTCGGACTCGTCGGCGTCGGGATGTCGCTGGCCATGGTGATGATGTCCCAGCGTTCTGCGGTGACCGAGACGCAGCGTGACAAGGCCGTGGAGGTGGCCGACGCCTTGGCCGTGGAACTCCAGGGTCACAAGGACGCCCTCGACGACTTGGCCGAGGGACTTGACGTCGGCATTTTCCTCGTCGACCCCAAGACAAAGATCGAATATGCCAACCCCAAGGCGGTCTCCCTCTTCGAGTTCGACGAGCCGGAGGGTCAGACCCTCCTGGCCGTCACCCTCTCCTCGACCGTCGTCGAGTTGGTGGAAAGGGTGGCTTCCTCTGGTGAAGCGGCCAAGGACGAGATCGTCTTCGAGCACCCCTCCGAGCGGATCATGGCGGTGGTCGCATGGCAGGAGTCGACTGCCGTCAAGCGGATCTTTGTGTCGCTCTACGACATCACCCACCTGAGGCGTTTGGAGCGCGTGAGGCGCGACTTTGTCGCCAATGTCTCCCACGAGCTGCGGACGCCGCTGACCACGATCCGCGCAATGGCGGAGACGCTGATCGACGACCCCGACGACGCCGAACTGCGTCACAAATATGAGGCGCGGATCGTCGCCGAGGTCGACCGGTTGACGCGGGTGGCCGAGGACTTGCTGACCTTGAGCGCCCTAGAAGCTGGACAGGCCGTCAAATCCGACGTCGACCTGGCTGAAATCGTGCGCAATGTCGTCAACCAAACTCAGGCCAAGGCGGCGAAGAAGGGCCTGAACCTGACCATCCACGCGCCGCAAAGTCTGCCGGTCCGGGCTAACGAGCACCAGATGAACCAGGTCGCCCTGAACCTGATTGACAATGCCGTCAACTACACCCAGGAAGGGTCGGTCGACGTGGACTTGTCGCTCGAGGGTGACCATGCCGTCCTCGAGGTCAAGGACACCGGTATCGGCGTGGCGGTGGACCATCAACCTCGAATCTTCGAACGGTTCTACCGCGTCGACCGCGGCCGGTCTCGGGAGACGGGTGGCACCGGCCTTGGCCTCTCCATCGTCCGGAACATTGTCGAGGGCCACGGTGGGAAGGTGACGGTGTCGAGCCGCTTGGGCCACGGCTCGACGTTCCGCGTCTACCTCCCCCTCGTTTAA
- a CDS encoding P-II family nitrogen regulator: MKKIDAIVRTNKLEDVKEALENIGVPGMSVEQVRGYGRQQGQTEHFRGSTYALNLVPKVRIVVVVNDEDLDAALEAIVEAARSGEVGDGKVFVSDILDVVRVRTGERGSDAV, translated from the coding sequence GTGAAGAAGATCGACGCCATCGTCCGGACGAACAAACTGGAAGACGTGAAGGAGGCGCTGGAGAACATCGGCGTCCCCGGCATGAGCGTCGAGCAGGTGCGCGGCTATGGTCGACAGCAAGGCCAGACCGAGCACTTCAGGGGCAGCACCTACGCCCTGAACCTTGTGCCGAAGGTCAGGATCGTCGTCGTCGTGAACGACGAAGACTTGGACGCGGCCCTCGAGGCCATCGTTGAGGCGGCACGGTCGGGCGAAGTCGGCGACGGCAAAGTCTTTGTCAGCGACATTCTTGACGTGGTCCGGGTGCGGACCGGCGAGCGCGGAAGCGACGCGGTTTGA